Within the Thermosynechococcaceae cyanobacterium Okahandja genome, the region CATTATCTATAGAGATACTGTAGGACTATCAATGGATTATCTAGAGAACCTGCTCGATACCCTCAAGTCATGGTTAAGAAAGCTTCTCGAATTGTTGGGGGGTGCTGAACCAACGCCAGAACTAGAGCCAATTCCTATCCCTGTGCGCGATCGCCGCTAAGTTTATTACTGCTTCGGGGATCATCTTGGCATTTAAGGTGCTAGTGTTGCACGGCCCCAACTTAAACCTGCTGGGGCAGCGTGAGCCGCGGATCTATGGTCAAACAACATTAGAGACCATTAACCAATCCCTCTATGAGCTAGCGGAGAGTTTAGGGGTCACGCTGGAGTGCCTGCAATCTAATCATGAAGGGGTGCTGATCGATGCTATTCAGGCTGCTCCCTCCCATGCTCAGGGTATTTTAATTAATCCTGCGGCCTATACCCATACCAGTGTGGCACTTCGGGATGCGATCGCCGCGGTGGCCTTACCTACGGTTGAGGTACACCTTAGCAATATTCATCAACGGGAGTCATTTCGTCATCACTCCTACATTGCACCGGTGGCGCTGGGGCAAATTGCCGGCTTTGGGGCTGAGAGCTATTTGCTGGGGTTGCGGGCACTGGTCACGTACTTGCAGCGGGCCGCAGACCGCTAGGGGATTTCCCTACGGTATGGGTCTTGGGCATTGGTAATAATGGGGGCACCGAGTTGCTGTGCCAGCCAAAACTCTAGGTTGCGCACCCATGACTTACCGTCTAGGCGGCTGACAAGGATCGGGTTCACCAAAATGGTAAACATGCCCAGCCGATTGCCCGCCAAAATGTCGGTGAAGAGGCGATCGCCCACCATGGCCACTGCCGCAAAGGGGAGGTTCATGGCATCAACGGCTTGGCGAATTTTGCGCCGCGAGGGTTTACCTGCACCCATTAAAAAGGGTAACTCTACATCGTTGGCAATACGTTCAATGCGGCGATAGTTGAGGTTGTTACTCACCAACCAAATTTGCATCTGCCCTTTAATGTCTAGCAGCCATGCGCGTACCTCCGGTGAGAGGTCTGCATCCCATGTGGGCAGTAGGGTATCATCCACATCTAAGACAAGCCCCCGCAATTGCTGTTTTTGCAAAAGGGTAGGGTGTAGCTGTTCAATTGTCCCTTGCAAAACCAAATTGGGTTGGAGCAATTTTGCAAGCGCACCTAGAGTCATTGGGGGTTCAACATGAAAGAAAGGGCTTTTGACACCCTATCACACTCCTTTTGCTGAGAAAATGCTCGGTCGTGCCGCTGCCCCATCCGGCTCGTTGCAGGAATTCAACGTAGAAGCTGGATAATTGTGTCGTTGAGGGTGTATAGGTAACGGTACTCATCGCCATTCTCTAATGCAACGACACGGTCGCTGGCTATCGCTTGTGCTAGCTATTGTTGCCCTTGTGCTGGGGGCGGTAGCTACCCGTGCGACAACACCGCCCTTGGAGTATTGGCAGCGGGTGATGCAGGAACATCAACAGCATCAGCAGGCGGTGGGGCAGCAACGTCAGCAGTTAGAACGCCTTGAGGACGCGGCCAGCGATCGCCTCGATCGCCTTGAAGACAATGTGGCAGCCACCACAAACCAGTTGGCGGATGTTAAGGATCGCCTTGCGGCTGCCGAAACCATGCTGAAGGAACTGGAACGTCAGCAGGAGGCAACGGCTCAACGCTACCACGCCAATGTTGCGGTCATTAGCGATCGCCTGCGGCGGTTGCAGCGCTATCGCCAAATTCCCTACTGGGCCATGCTCTTTGAGGCGGAGACCCTCAACGATTGGTTTGATCAGCAGCAGCGACTGCGCCAAGTTTACAAGCGCGATCGCCAACACCTAGAAACTCTCCAGCGCGATCGTCAGCGCCTTGCGCAGCAGGAGCGCCACATCAAAACCCAACAGCGCTATATTCAGGCTCTGCGCCAACAACTGGAAAAACAACAGGATATCTACGCCCGCGAAGCGGCCAGCCAACGCCAACTGGTACAACGCCTGCGGAGCGATCGACGTGCCCTTGAGTCGATCGAAGCCCAACTTGCCCGCGATAGCATGGCCATTCAGCAATTTTTGGGGCAGCGCCTTGGCTATGTACCTCAGGGGCCACCCCCCTTACCCCAAAGTGGCCGCCTCGCCTATCCGATTCGCGCCCCCATTACCAGTCACTTTGGGTGGCGCATCCATCCTATTTTGGGCACGTGGCGCTTTCACACTGGCACGGACTTTGGTGCGGATTTTGGTACCCTGATCTATGCTGCCCACAGCGGCACCGTTGTTTTAGCCGGTTGGTCGGGGGGCTATGGCCAAACGGTGATCCTTGATCATGGCGGTGGCCTAACCACCCTTTATGCCCATGCGCAACGCCTACTGGTGCGCGAAGGTCAAGTGGTGCAGCAGGGGCAACCCATTGCCGAAGTGGGTTCTACAGGGCTTTCGACAGGGCCTCACTTACACTTTGAGGTGCGGGTGAACGGCGAACCCACTGATCCCTTAGCCTATCTCTAGGCGATTGACATCTTGGTAAAGGGTCAAACCCTTCAGACACATAGACGGCCTCATGCTTGCCAAAAGCACGGAAATTCGGGCATTATGGAAGTGTTGTCCCCACACACGTGGGGGTGTTCCGGCACGCTTTCGCGGGGGGTCCTGGGGTAGGGTAGTTGTCCCCACACACGTGGGGGTGTTCCGCGATTTCCACGCCATTAGTTGCCGCCGCCGCCAGGTTGTCCCCACACACGTGGGGGTGTTCCGTATCGGTGCGGTTATTGTGGGGCGCAAATATTCGAGTTGTCCCCACACACGTGGGGGTGTTCCGAGAAGACGCCCAAACGGTAGAACGTTTTTTCGTCGTTGTCCCCACACACGTGGGGGTGTTCCGCTAAAATCTTGGCCGAACAAATGGTCGTTGAAGACGTTGTCCCCACACACGTGGGGGTGTTCCGCGAACCGAAAGGGTTTGGAGCGTTATGGAAGAAAGTTGTCCCCACACACGTGGGGGTGTTCCGAGGGTTTTTACAATGTTAAATGCTGCGTTTTCTAATGTTGTCCCCACACACGTGGGGGTGTTCCGTATTTCGGAATTAGTGTTGGGTGGACACTTTCAAGTTGTCCCCACACACGTGGGGGTGTTCCCCAGTTTCGCGAAGAAGATGTTTTTGATACGCCGAGTTGTCCCCACACACGTGGGGGTGTTCCTTTTCTTGGTCGGCTTGGCCGGCGGCAAGTCCGGCGTTGTCCCCACACACGTGGGGGTGTTCCGACAAAGAGTCCAGATACGGCGATACAGCACGTGGTTGTCCCCACACACGTGGGGGTGTTCCGTACGTTCCATCCGAGAATCTGATGCGGGTAAAAAGTTGTCCCCACACACGTGGGGGTGTTCCGCCTTATTGAGGGAGCCTAGAGCGTCTGCGGTGAACGTTGTCCCCACACACGTGGGGGTGTTCCGCCTACTGTTCCCGCCAGATTGCCGCTGGCGGGAAGTTGTCCCCACACACGTGGGGGTGTTCCGCCAGAGCGACCCGCGGCATTAAAAAATAAAGTTTCGTTGTCCCCACACACGTGGGGGTGTTCCGTTGAATTCGCCTTGCAGTTCTCGTCTCCTACGGGAGGTTGTCCCCACACACGTGGGGGTGTTCCGCACGGCGCGGGTCAGGATTATATCCCAACCCGCGTTGTCCCCACACACGTGGGGGTGTTCCGTTTCACAGCTTCGGCGAACCCTGCGAACAATGTCGTTGTCCCCACACACGTGGGGGTGTTCCGCTTCTAGCTTGGTCGAGTTCTGCCCTAGCGGAAGTTGTCCCCACACACGTGGGGGTGTTCCGGAGCGCAGTTTACGCGACTGGCAATTGATGAGGCGTTGTCCCCACACACGTGGGGGTGTTCCGGAACCAAATGAGACCCAATCAGAACCAATCTGAGCGTTGTCCCCACACACGTGGGGGTGTTCCGTTGCGTGCGAACTGGTCTCGGTTCCGTCGTAGTACGTTGTCCCCACACACGTGGGGGTGTTCCGAGCTAGGAGCTAGGACGCCTTCTGCTGGTGCCCGGTTGTCCCCACACACGTGGGGGTGTTCCGTATTACGTGGCTATCCTACCTCGTAATCCTCGGGTTGTCCCCACACACGTGGGGGTGTTCCGAGCTAGGAGCTAGGACGCCTTCTGCTGGTGCCCGGTTGTCCCCACACACGTGGGGGTGTTCCGTAGCTTCTAGCGAAAGGTCGGTTCTCTTTTTGATGTTGTCCCCACACACGTGGGGGTGTTCCGCCGGGCTTCTTGACCTCGCAAAGCAATGATAATCGTTGTCCCCACACACGTGGGGGTGTTCCGTCACAACTGGCTAATTGCGAGCCAGAAGCGGGCAGGTTGTCCCCACACACGTGGGGGTGTTCCGTGATTCTTTTGCAATTTTGTAGAGTTTTTGCGAAGTTGTCCCCACACACGTGGGGGTGTTCCGCCTCCAGTGCGAATCCCGACTCCGGTTCGGGAGTTGTCCCCACACACGTGGGGGTGTTCCGGCATTGCGGGTGTCAAACTACGGCATTCAGATTGGTTGTCCCCACACACGTGGGGGTGTTCCGCGACGATCCGGACTCCCCTACAGTGAGAATTCCAAGTTGTCCCCACACACGTGGGGGTGTTCCGTTGTCAACTAGAGTCTGTGGCGGTTCCGTCAGATGTTGTCCCCATACACGTGGGGGTGTTCCGTTTTGTTTGGATTATTTGCCGCAATTGGTCTTCCGTTGTCCCCACACACGTGGGGGTGTTCCGCAGTGGAGAAAATAAACCGGACAGCGCGTTTTGCGTTGTCCCCACACACGTGGGGGTGTTCCGTAGTTAGGAGCCACTTTAGGTGCTCTCCTAGAGCGTTGTCCCCACACACGTGGGGGTGTTCCGCAAAGCCCTGCGCCGCGCCAACCTCAGCCGCTGTATTCGTTGTCCCCACACACGTGGGGGTGTTCCGTTTAGTGCTCCCGCCAGCGGCAGTCTGGCAGGAGTTGTCCCCACACACGTGGGGGTGTTCCGAAGATAACGTTCTTGATACGCCGATAATTCGTTAGTTGTCCCCACACACGTGGGGGTGTTCCGCCTAAAAACAGTGCAGGCAACAACAATGCTCAACAGTTGTCCCCACACACGTGGGGGTGTGCCGTACTCTGAGCCACGGTAACAGTCGTAAGAGCGTGGTTGTCCCCACACACGTGGGGGTCTTTCTTTTTTGAGGCGTAATACCGAAATTCAGCGCGTCTTGACCAGAAAGAGACCATCTATATCCTCTAGGGTATGTGATGGCGTTCCCAATATCCTTGCACCAAAACCCTGTTCGGTATTTTGAGTGTAAATCATCACCGCAGAGCCTTTACCAAGCTTTGTCTCTATCATGCTCCATAGTTCGTCTCGCACGATCGCAGACACGCGCCCAGCAAACACTCCCGCCTTGAGTTCAAACAGCCAACGACTCAGTTCACCCCTTAGAGAGGGCTTAACATTCTCAACCACAATAACAATCATCTATTCCTCCGTAATTGACCAGTTTTTACCTCCTTCTACTGATTCGAGTACATCATCCCACAGCAAGCAAAGTGCCTCTGCATCTTCACTCCCACTAAATCCCAAAATCTGATCAACGTCATTGACAAGACGGGCCATTAATCGATAGCTATTTAGGCGATCGCGGCACTTGCGCCGAATGGTTGCTTCAAAGTCTGAAGGACGTGCTTCCGCAGTGGCAAGAAAGGCAGCCGGAATAGTAATCTCGCCTTTATACAAGTCGGCAATATCATAGACAAAAGACAGGGGCTTACCCGTATGGATAAATCCTAGTGCTGGAGAATACCCTACCGAGAGCAAGGCCGATTGGCAAACAGCATATAAGTAGGTGTTCGCAATTGACAGGGCTTGATTAACTGGGTTAGCAGCGTTCCAATCATTTTGTTTGTAGTCACGACCACTCCACTCTATGCCTGTTTCCTTACTCCAATGTTGGTACAAGGTTCGCACTCGCACCCCTTCATGGCCACGGATTTGCTGGAGCGTTAAATCATCACTCAGCGGCTCCTGAAAGCGGAACATGTACATCCGCCGTACTACTGCTAAGCGTTGCAGTGAATCAGCCCACACGGTAGCTTGATGTACCAATCGGCTAGTGTTATTCGCTCCTGATCGCCCACAAGCATAGAAACGAGTTAGGTCTTCACCCACCCACTGCACAGTGCAAATATTATCTGATAAAAC harbors:
- the aroQ gene encoding type II 3-dehydroquinate dehydratase; translated protein: MAFKVLVLHGPNLNLLGQREPRIYGQTTLETINQSLYELAESLGVTLECLQSNHEGVLIDAIQAAPSHAQGILINPAAYTHTSVALRDAIAAVALPTVEVHLSNIHQRESFRHHSYIAPVALGQIAGFGAESYLLGLRALVTYLQRAADR
- a CDS encoding YqeG family HAD IIIA-type phosphatase; its protein translation is MTLGALAKLLQPNLVLQGTIEQLHPTLLQKQQLRGLVLDVDDTLLPTWDADLSPEVRAWLLDIKGQMQIWLVSNNLNYRRIERIANDVELPFLMGAGKPSRRKIRQAVDAMNLPFAAVAMVGDRLFTDILAGNRLGMFTILVNPILVSRLDGKSWVRNLEFWLAQQLGAPIITNAQDPYRREIP
- a CDS encoding peptidoglycan DD-metalloendopeptidase family protein; the encoded protein is MQRHGRWLSLVLAIVALVLGAVATRATTPPLEYWQRVMQEHQQHQQAVGQQRQQLERLEDAASDRLDRLEDNVAATTNQLADVKDRLAAAETMLKELERQQEATAQRYHANVAVISDRLRRLQRYRQIPYWAMLFEAETLNDWFDQQQRLRQVYKRDRQHLETLQRDRQRLAQQERHIKTQQRYIQALRQQLEKQQDIYAREAASQRQLVQRLRSDRRALESIEAQLARDSMAIQQFLGQRLGYVPQGPPPLPQSGRLAYPIRAPITSHFGWRIHPILGTWRFHTGTDFGADFGTLIYAAHSGTVVLAGWSGGYGQTVILDHGGGLTTLYAHAQRLLVREGQVVQQGQPIAEVGSTGLSTGPHLHFEVRVNGEPTDPLAYL
- the cas2e gene encoding type I-E CRISPR-associated endoribonuclease Cas2e, yielding MIVIVVENVKPSLRGELSRWLFELKAGVFAGRVSAIVRDELWSMIETKLGKGSAVMIYTQNTEQGFGARILGTPSHTLEDIDGLFLVKTR
- the cas1e gene encoding type I-E CRISPR-associated endonuclease Cas1e, which translates into the protein MATLRILPKNRDRISFLYFEQCRIEKENQAIAVFKEKDKYLIPCAAIATLLLGPGTSITHAAIKVLSDNICTVQWVGEDLTRFYACGRSGANNTSRLVHQATVWADSLQRLAVVRRMYMFRFQEPLSDDLTLQQIRGHEGVRVRTLYQHWSKETGIEWSGRDYKQNDWNAANPVNQALSIANTYLYAVCQSALLSVGYSPALGFIHTGKPLSFVYDIADLYKGEITIPAAFLATAEARPSDFEATIRRKCRDRLNSYRLMARLVNDVDQILGFSGSEDAEALCLLWDDVLESVEGGKNWSITEE